A DNA window from Kitasatospora viridis contains the following coding sequences:
- a CDS encoding ribosomal protein L7/L12, protein MGEVRYFTLVCDDVPYSVVLTDPGPRTMDVLKEISRLTGLSLWHGKLLIGQLPATVLGDQPEAWARAAVSALRAAGAVAQAVEQDAWGVV, encoded by the coding sequence ATGGGAGAGGTCAGGTATTTCACACTGGTCTGCGACGACGTGCCGTACAGCGTCGTGCTGACCGATCCGGGCCCCCGCACCATGGACGTGCTCAAGGAGATCAGCCGGCTCACCGGGCTCAGTCTGTGGCACGGCAAACTCCTCATCGGGCAGCTCCCGGCGACGGTGCTCGGCGATCAGCCAGAAGCCTGGGCCCGGGCGGCTGTCAGCGCTCTTCGCGCCGCCGGCGCCGTCGCCCAAGCCGTTGAGCAGGACGCCTGGGGAGTCGTCTGA
- a CDS encoding DinB family protein produces MADTELTTLLGALNSKRKHVLGILEGLDEEALRRPVLPSGWTCLGLVNHLALDDEKFWFRAVAAGERTAIEEILGAGEDAWKPAPELTAEEIFARYRKEAELADAFLADADLDVAPAWWPDFFGDWRCDNLREVILHVITETATHAGHLDAVRELIDGKQRLVVD; encoded by the coding sequence ATGGCTGACACTGAACTGACGACCCTGCTCGGGGCCCTGAACAGCAAGCGCAAGCACGTCCTGGGCATCCTGGAGGGCCTCGACGAGGAGGCACTGCGACGCCCGGTGCTGCCGTCCGGCTGGACGTGCTTGGGACTGGTGAACCATCTCGCGCTGGACGACGAGAAGTTCTGGTTCCGCGCGGTCGCGGCGGGGGAGCGAACGGCGATCGAGGAGATCCTCGGTGCCGGGGAGGACGCCTGGAAGCCCGCCCCGGAGCTGACGGCCGAGGAGATCTTCGCCCGCTACCGGAAGGAGGCGGAGCTCGCCGACGCCTTCCTGGCCGACGCCGACCTGGACGTGGCTCCGGCCTGGTGGCCGGACTTCTTCGGCGACTGGCGGTGCGACAACCTGCGCGAGGTGATCCTGCACGTGATCACCGAGACCGCCACCCATGCCGGCCACCTGGACGCCGTGCGCGAACTCATCGACGGGAAGCAACGACTGGTCGTCGACTGA
- a CDS encoding class I SAM-dependent methyltransferase, with amino-acid sequence MADHQDETRAAYDAVVELYASLFADRLEGQPFARAMIGTFAELVRATGNPRVADVGCGPGHLTAMLHELGLDAFGLDLSPGMVDHARRAHPALRFQEARMECLPVEDGSLGGVLAHYSMIHTPPGELPRLLVEQARVLAPGGLLLVSFFGTDGPEPVRFDHKVTPAYSWPADRLAELLADSGLVPFARLLHDPASERGFLDAHLLARRREPGA; translated from the coding sequence GTGGCGGATCATCAGGACGAAACCAGGGCGGCCTACGACGCCGTCGTCGAGCTGTACGCGTCGCTGTTCGCGGACCGGCTGGAGGGGCAGCCGTTCGCCCGGGCGATGATCGGTACCTTCGCCGAACTGGTGCGCGCGACGGGCAACCCGCGGGTGGCGGACGTCGGGTGCGGGCCCGGGCACTTGACCGCCATGCTGCACGAACTGGGCCTGGACGCCTTCGGACTCGACCTCTCCCCCGGCATGGTCGACCACGCCCGGCGGGCCCATCCGGCGCTGCGGTTCCAGGAGGCGCGGATGGAGTGCCTACCGGTCGAGGACGGCTCGCTCGGTGGCGTGCTGGCCCACTACTCGATGATCCACACCCCGCCGGGGGAACTGCCACGGCTGCTCGTCGAGCAGGCCCGCGTGCTGGCACCGGGCGGCTTGCTGCTGGTCTCCTTCTTCGGGACGGACGGGCCGGAGCCCGTCCGCTTCGACCACAAGGTGACGCCTGCCTACAGCTGGCCGGCCGACCGCCTGGCCGAACTGCTGGCCGATTCCGGGCTCGTGCCCTTCGCCCGGCTGCTCCACGACCCGGCCTCCGAACGGGGCTTCCTCGACGCCCACCTGCTGGCCCGCCGCAGGGAGCCCGGGGCGTAG
- a CDS encoding class I SAM-dependent methyltransferase has protein sequence MLQSEIWDARAAQSYDTPGAGMFAPATLGPTVDRLAELAEGGRALEFAIGTGRVAVPLAARGVPVSGIELSVPMVDQLRTKVDETAVPVVVGDMATARVPGEFQLVYLVYNTISNLLTQAEQVACFRNAARHLAPGGRFVVELWVPELRTLPPGQQAVVWEQAPGYIGLDTYDVLHQQVVSHHFRFDAEAGHEAQVVRSPHRYIWPAELDLMAELAGMTLESRHADWTGAEFTAQSRSHVSVYRTAGPR, from the coding sequence ATGCTGCAGAGTGAGATTTGGGACGCCCGCGCCGCGCAGAGCTACGACACCCCGGGGGCCGGCATGTTCGCGCCGGCGACGTTGGGGCCGACTGTCGACCGGCTCGCGGAACTCGCGGAGGGTGGGCGGGCGTTGGAGTTCGCCATCGGGACCGGGCGGGTGGCGGTGCCGCTCGCGGCGCGCGGTGTGCCGGTCAGTGGCATCGAGTTGTCGGTGCCGATGGTCGACCAGCTGCGCACCAAGGTCGACGAGACGGCCGTGCCGGTGGTCGTGGGCGACATGGCCACCGCGCGGGTCCCGGGCGAGTTCCAACTCGTCTACCTCGTCTACAACACCATCTCCAACCTGCTCACCCAGGCCGAGCAGGTCGCCTGCTTCCGGAACGCCGCGCGCCACCTCGCGCCGGGCGGCCGGTTCGTCGTCGAGCTGTGGGTGCCCGAGCTCCGCACGCTGCCGCCGGGGCAGCAGGCCGTGGTCTGGGAGCAGGCGCCGGGCTACATCGGGCTGGACACCTACGACGTCCTGCACCAGCAGGTCGTCTCGCACCACTTCCGGTTCGACGCCGAAGCCGGCCACGAGGCCCAGGTGGTCCGCAGTCCGCACCGGTACATCTGGCCGGCCGAGCTCGACCTGATGGCCGAACTCGCCGGAATGACACTCGAATCCAGGCACGCGGACTGGACGGGGGCGGAGTTCACCGCGCAGTCCCGCTCCCACGTCTCGGTCTACCGGACGGCGGGTCCGCGGTGA
- a CDS encoding nuclear transport factor 2 family protein: MAIDTNYESTAEVFVRAFYEAFDTDDASRAGLAESYSDDSMVLFEGMPLQGQQKIMARFQELGFPKTRVANTYDSLPLPDRAILIAVTGAFATADDEPYTFRDTFVLTPTDHSFLISHQIFRTNTF; encoded by the coding sequence ATGGCTATCGACACGAACTACGAGTCCACCGCCGAGGTCTTCGTCCGGGCTTTCTACGAGGCGTTCGACACGGACGACGCGTCCCGTGCGGGGCTGGCCGAGTCCTACTCGGACGACTCGATGGTCCTCTTCGAAGGCATGCCGTTGCAGGGGCAGCAGAAGATCATGGCGCGGTTCCAGGAGCTCGGATTCCCCAAGACGCGCGTCGCGAACACCTACGACAGCCTGCCCCTGCCCGACCGGGCCATCCTCATCGCCGTCACTGGAGCGTTCGCGACCGCCGACGACGAGCCCTACACCTTCAGGGACACCTTCGTGCTGACGCCCACCGACCACTCCTTCCTGATCAGCCACCAGATCTTCCGCACCAATACCTTCTGA
- a CDS encoding phosphotransferase family protein, with the protein MTNHDDAAAVRPLTLAWVSRHLADGERIVRTEALHGGITAEMRRLTVGGRDGSTRALVLRSFVDPVYLAHAGELLEREVGALRLLAGTDVPAPGLVAVDPTAARCEYPSLLMTHLPGRSVLADAGVAARVPLLARQLAAIHTVRPAQRPREYVALTTADTVVVPEGADAAAWAAAIDVLRRPVPSWQGRFLHRDFQPGNVLFEVPTSPGVGAGERISGVVDWASTSWGPTDLDVAHCSTNLALLHGPEWGRRFTEAYQEAGGELAGTASERLYWRLRSALAFSEEVEPVARAWREAGRPELTARAVEQRLDAYVTAVLDAPA; encoded by the coding sequence CGAGGCGCTGCACGGCGGCATCACCGCCGAGATGCGCAGGCTGACCGTCGGCGGGCGGGACGGCTCCACCCGTGCCCTGGTGCTGCGCAGCTTCGTCGACCCGGTGTACCTGGCGCACGCCGGGGAGTTGCTGGAGCGCGAGGTCGGTGCCCTGCGCCTGCTGGCGGGCACCGACGTGCCGGCTCCCGGGCTGGTCGCGGTGGATCCGACCGCCGCGCGGTGCGAGTACCCGTCGCTCCTGATGACCCACCTGCCGGGCCGGTCGGTCCTCGCCGACGCGGGGGTGGCGGCGCGCGTGCCGCTGCTGGCCCGTCAGCTCGCGGCGATCCACACGGTGCGCCCCGCCCAGCGACCCCGCGAGTACGTGGCGTTGACGACCGCCGACACCGTCGTGGTCCCGGAGGGCGCCGACGCGGCGGCCTGGGCCGCGGCGATCGACGTGCTGCGCCGGCCCGTGCCGTCCTGGCAAGGACGCTTCCTGCACCGGGACTTCCAGCCCGGCAACGTGCTGTTCGAGGTGCCGACCTCACCGGGGGTGGGCGCGGGCGAGCGGATCTCCGGTGTCGTCGACTGGGCGTCCACCTCCTGGGGCCCGACTGATCTGGACGTGGCGCACTGCTCCACCAACTTGGCGCTGCTGCACGGCCCGGAGTGGGGCCGCCGGTTCACCGAGGCGTACCAGGAGGCCGGCGGCGAGCTGGCCGGGACCGCGAGCGAGCGGCTGTACTGGCGGCTGCGGAGCGCGCTGGCGTTCTCGGAGGAGGTGGAGCCGGTGGCGCGGGCCTGGCGGGAGGCGGGGCGGCCGGAGTTGACGGCGCGTGCCGTCGAGCAGCGGCTGGACGCGTACGTCACCGCCGTGTTGGACGCTCCGGCGTGA